A stretch of Onychomys torridus chromosome 2, mOncTor1.1, whole genome shotgun sequence DNA encodes these proteins:
- the Srsf4 gene encoding serine/arginine-rich splicing factor 4, with protein sequence MPRVYIGRLSYQARERDVERFFKGYGKILEVDLKNGYGFVEFDDLRDADDAVYELNGKDLCGERVIVEHARGPRRDGSYGSGRSGYGYRRSGRDKYGPPTRTEYRLIVENLSSRCSWQDLKDYMRQAGEVTYADAHKGRKNEGVIEFVSYSDMKRALEKLDGTEVNGRKIRLVEDKPGSRRRRSYSRSRSHSRSRSRSRHSRKSRSRSGSSKSSHSKSRSRSRSGSHSRSKSRSRSQSRSRGKKEKSRSPSKDNKSRSRSRSPDKSRSKSKDHAEDKLQNNDSAGKAKSRSPSRHDSKSRSRSKERRAEEEKRRSVSRSHSQEKRRSQEKNLLKSRSRSRSKGGSRSRSRSKSKDKRKGRKRSREESRSRSRSKSERSRKHGSKRDSKVSSSKKKKEDTDRSRSPSRSVSKEREHAKAESGQREGRSEGEGAGPNPEPRARSRSTSKSKPSLPAESRSRSKSASKTRSRSKSASRSASRSPSRSRSRSHSRS encoded by the exons GTATGGTTTTGTGGAGTTTGATGATCTGCGTGATGCAGATGATGCTGTTTATGAACTGAATGGCAAAGACCTCTGTGGTGAACGAGTCATTGTTGAACATGCCCGAGGCCCACGTCGGGATGGCAGTTACGGTTCTGGCCGCA GTGGATATGGTTATCGAAGAAGTGGCCGAGATAAATATGGTCCTCCTACTCGCACAGAGTACAGACTTATTGTGGAGAATTTGTCAAGTCGGTGCAGCTGGCAAGACCTAAAG GATTACATGCGTCAGGCAGGAGAAGTGACGTATGCAGATGCTCACAAGGGACGAAAAAATGAAGGGGTGATTGAATTTGTGTCTTACTCTGATATGAAAAGAGCTTTGGAAAAGTTGGATGGAACTGAAGTCAACGGCAGGAAAATCAGATTAGTTGAAGACAAGCCAGGTTCTAGACGGCGCCGGTCTTACTCCAGGAGCCGGAGTCACTCAAG gtCTCGATCTCGAAGCAGACATTCCCGGAAGAGCAGAAGCCGAAGCGGCAGCAGCAAAAGCAGCCATTCAAAGAGCCGATCCCGATCCAG GTCTGGTTCCCACTCCCGCAGTAAGAGCCGCAGCCGCAGCCAGAGCCGCAGCCgcgggaagaaggagaaaagccGGAGCCCCAGTAAAGACAACAAGagccgcagccgcagccgcagccCCGACAAGAGCCGCAGCAAGAGTAAAGACCACGCCGAAGACAAGCTCCAGAACAATGACAGCGCTGGCAAAGCCAAGAGCCGCAGCCCCAGCCGCCACGACAGTAAAAGTCGGAGCCGGAgcaaggagaggagagcagaggaggagaaGCGAAGGAGTGTGAGCAGGAGTCACAGCCAGGAGAAGAGACGCAGCCAGGAGAAGAACCTTCTCAAGAGCCGGAGCCGAAGCCGGAGCAAAGGGGgcagccgcagccgcagccgcagcAAAAGCAAGGACAAGCGGAAGGGCAGGAAGAGAAGCCGGGAAGAAagccgcagccgcagccgcagcAAGAGCGAGCGCAGCCGCAAGCATGGCAGTAAGCGTGACAGCAAGGTGAGCAGcagcaagaagaagaaggaggacacCGACCGCTCCCGGTCACCATCCCGCTCAGTGTCCAAGGAGCGGGAACATGCCAAGGCAGAGTCTGGCCAGAGGGAAGGCCGGTCTGAGGGCGAAGGTGCAGGCCCCAATCCAGAGCCCCGAGCCAGGTCAAGATCCACTTCCAAATCCAAACCTAGTCTCCCCGCAGAGTCGCGCTCCAGGTCAAAGTCAGCTTCCAAAACGCGCTCTCGGTCCAAGTCTGCATCCAGGTCTGCTTCCAGGTCGCCCTCCCGCTCTAGATCCAGGTCCCACTCAAGGTCCTAA